The genomic DNA GCTATATCATCAGCTCTATCGTCATCATTTCCATATTGAGGGAAGTCTCCTTCTATCTCAAAATCTACAGCTATGCCATTTTCTCTAATTGCCTTTATTTTAGCGTATTTAATTGCACTTAATGAATCACATGCCACGGATAATCCTGCCACTCCAAATGCCATTATCCTATCGACCTCTGTATCATGAAGGGCCATGAAAGAAGACTCGTATGCGTATTTATCGTGCATGTAATGTATTATGTTCATTGTATTTACATAAAGCTCTGCCACATATTCTAAAACCCTGTAGTAGTTTTTTCTTACCTTATCGTAGCACAACTGATCATCCTCAATTTTTTCGATTCCAGGTACTACTAATGCTCCTGTTATCTCGTCTATCCCTCCGTTTATGGCATATAAAAGGGCCTTAGCTATATTACATCTTGCTCCGAAAAACTGCATCTGTTTTCCTAATGCCATTGCAGAAACACAGCATGCTATACCATAATCATCTCCATAGACTGGTCTCATGATATCGTCATTTTCATATTGAATTGAATCACTTATTATAGACATTTTAGAACAATATCTTTTAAAGGCCCCTGGAAGCTTCTCTGACCATAATACAGTCATGTTTGGCTCCGGTGCTGGCCCTAGGTTACTCAGTGTGTGTAAAAATCTAAATGAATTCTTAGTTACAAGGGTATCGCCAGTTATTGTCATACCACCTATGACCTCAGTAATCCAGTTTGGATCTCCAGCAAACAATTCATTGTATTCTGGAGTTCTTAAATGTCTTGCCATTCTAAGCTTTATGACAAATTGATCGATTATCTCCTGGGCTTCTATTTCAGTTAGTATTCCATTTTTTAAATCCCTTTCAATATATATATCAATAAAGGTACTTGTTCTTCCCAGTGACATAGCTGCACCATTATTTTCCTTGATGCCTGCTAGATATCCAAAATATAAAAACTGAACAGCCTCTCTAGCATTTTCGGCGGGTTTAGATATATCAATACCGTAGGAATTAGCCATTTCTTTCATTTCCTTTAGTGCCCTTATTTGATCTGTTAATTCTTCTCTGATTCTAATCAGTTTTTCATTCATAGGGCCAGTTAAGTTTTTAAAGTCCTTTTGTTTCTCCTGTAATAAGAAATCTATCCCATATAAAGCTATCCTTCTATAGTCCCCTATTACTCTACCCCTTCCATAGGCATCGGGAAGACCAGTCAATAACCCTGCACTTCTTGCTTTTTTCATTTCATCGGTATATACATCGAACACCCCTTGATTATGGGTTTTTCTATATTCATTAAAAATAACTTTCATTTTTTCATCTAATTCATATCCATAGGATCTTAGGGCAGACTCTGCCATCCTTATACCACCAAAGGGATTGATCATTCTTTTCAATGGTTCATCC from Maledivibacter sp. includes the following:
- the pflB gene encoding formate C-acetyltransferase, whose protein sequence is MKKEWVGFNGGTWTKDINVREFIIKNHTAYEGNENFLEGTTDRTKKLWDVCNELLAKELEKGVLDIDQVNISGIDNFKPGYIDKENEVIFGLQTDEPLKRMINPFGGIRMAESALRSYGYELDEKMKVIFNEYRKTHNQGVFDVYTDEMKKARSAGLLTGLPDAYGRGRVIGDYRRIALYGIDFLLQEKQKDFKNLTGPMNEKLIRIREELTDQIRALKEMKEMANSYGIDISKPAENAREAVQFLYFGYLAGIKENNGAAMSLGRTSTFIDIYIERDLKNGILTEIEAQEIIDQFVIKLRMARHLRTPEYNELFAGDPNWITEVIGGMTITGDTLVTKNSFRFLHTLSNLGPAPEPNMTVLWSEKLPGAFKRYCSKMSIISDSIQYENDDIMRPVYGDDYGIACCVSAMALGKQMQFFGARCNIAKALLYAINGGIDEITGALVVPGIEKIEDDQLCYDKVRKNYYRVLEYVAELYVNTMNIIHYMHDKYAYESSFMALHDTEVDRIMAFGVAGLSVACDSLSAIKYAKIKAIRENGIAVDFEIEGDFPQYGNDDDRADDIAVELLRTFMNELQKHESYRKAHKTLSVLTITSNVVYGKKTGTTPDGRRRGEAFSPGANPMHGRDKSGALASLNSVAKIPYRSVCEDGVSNTFSIVPEALGKDEEIRISNLVTILDGYFAQGAHHLNVNVMNREILIDAMENPQKYPTLTIRVSGYAVNFNRLTREQQLEVIKRTFHEAV